In one window of Zhihengliuella sp. ISTPL4 DNA:
- the rapZ gene encoding RNase adapter RapZ produces the protein MSDGEQGEFLIVTGMSGAGRTTVANALEDLDWYVVDNLPPQILRPLLDLTGMGGDALPKVAAVVDVRGRNLFDDFPGVARVLRTRGSIRVLFLDASDDVLVRRFEAVRRPHPLQGDGTLLDGIRTERTRLAPIREAADLVIDTSALNIHQLATKVFDIFSEEGEARHRVTLLSFGFKYGLPTDVDVVADMRFLPNPYWNEDLRGLTGQDETVREYVLSRDGAEEFLDAYAKALVPVLEGYQRENKSHSTIAIGCTGGKHRSVAMSEELARRLAGIPGVAVNVRHRDLGRE, from the coding sequence ATGTCTGACGGGGAACAGGGCGAATTCCTCATCGTCACCGGGATGTCCGGCGCGGGTCGGACCACGGTCGCGAACGCGTTGGAGGATCTCGACTGGTACGTCGTCGACAACCTGCCGCCGCAGATCCTCCGTCCGCTCCTCGACCTCACCGGCATGGGCGGCGACGCCCTTCCGAAGGTCGCAGCGGTCGTGGACGTGCGAGGCCGCAACCTCTTCGACGACTTCCCCGGCGTCGCGCGGGTGTTGCGTACCCGGGGGTCGATCCGCGTGCTCTTCCTGGACGCGTCCGACGATGTGCTCGTCCGTCGCTTCGAGGCGGTGCGGCGTCCGCACCCCTTGCAGGGCGACGGAACGCTGCTCGACGGGATCCGGACCGAACGGACCCGCCTCGCGCCGATCCGCGAAGCCGCGGACCTCGTGATCGACACCTCAGCGTTGAACATCCACCAACTCGCGACGAAGGTGTTCGACATCTTCTCCGAGGAGGGCGAGGCGCGACACCGGGTCACGCTCCTCAGCTTCGGGTTCAAGTACGGGCTCCCCACCGACGTGGATGTCGTGGCAGACATGCGTTTCCTCCCGAATCCGTACTGGAATGAGGATCTGCGCGGACTCACCGGACAGGATGAGACGGTGCGGGAGTATGTGCTCTCGCGGGACGGAGCGGAGGAGTTCCTCGACGCCTACGCGAAAGCTCTCGTCCCGGTCCTCGAGGGGTACCAGCGCGAGAACAAGAGCCACTCCACGATCGCGATCGGGTGCACCGGTGGCAAGCACCGCTCGGTGGCGATGTCGGAGGAGCTGGCCCGCCGCCTGGCCGGAATCCCCGGTGTCGCCGTGAACGTCCGCCACCGAGACCTCGGCAGGGAATAG
- the uvrC gene encoding excinuclease ABC subunit UvrC: MADVLPYKPRAGEIPTDPGVYRFRDANGRVLYVGKAKNLRQRLSNYFAPLRTLHERTRRMVTTAASVEWTVVPTDVDSLQLEYMWIKEFDPPFNVKYRDDKSYPFMAVTLGDEAPRVLVTRNRKIPGARYFGPYPKVWAVHETIDLMIKAFPIRTCSDASYKRAMQTGRPCFPGQIGKCGGPCSMTVSIEEHRAMVDDFVAFMAGGDERFTRELTQRMLAASAAMDYEAAAKYRDKLTAIEAVLGKSALVLPADEDADLFGIAEDELAAAVQHFVIRGGRVRGVRALTIEKEIDITGGDLVEQVLQQAYGEAQDVPRRILVPVLPDDASELEVWLRERRGRKVEIAVAHRGQRADLMRTATLNAQQALIRHKTRRTSDYVARTQALTDLQEALGMEEAPLRIECFDISHLGGTNVVASMVVFEDGLPRKDQYRTFNIAETTDDTDSMYQVLRRRLAYLDRPEEQETIDPTTDDIVAEDVGEAGVRRKPRFAYPPQLLLVDGGKPQVEAAARALRDAGHTEIAVCGIAKRLEEIWLPDDDFPVILPRTSESLYLLQRLRDEAHRFAITHQRKKRKKDITTVLAEVPGLGASRIKVLLKHFGSVTALRAAEPQQIQEVQGIGPVLAQNIHTHLSTR; the protein is encoded by the coding sequence ATGGCCGACGTCCTACCGTACAAACCCCGGGCCGGCGAGATCCCGACCGACCCGGGGGTGTACCGGTTCCGTGACGCCAACGGCCGCGTGCTGTACGTCGGCAAGGCGAAGAACCTCCGTCAGCGGCTGTCGAACTACTTCGCTCCGCTGCGGACGCTGCACGAGCGCACCCGGCGGATGGTGACGACGGCGGCCTCGGTGGAGTGGACGGTGGTCCCGACGGATGTGGACTCGCTGCAGCTCGAGTACATGTGGATCAAGGAGTTCGATCCGCCGTTCAACGTCAAGTACCGGGACGACAAGTCGTATCCGTTCATGGCGGTGACGCTGGGGGACGAGGCGCCGCGTGTGCTCGTCACTCGCAACCGGAAGATCCCCGGTGCGCGCTACTTCGGCCCGTATCCGAAGGTCTGGGCCGTGCACGAGACCATCGACCTGATGATCAAGGCGTTCCCGATCCGCACCTGCAGCGACGCGAGCTACAAGCGCGCGATGCAGACCGGACGGCCGTGCTTCCCCGGCCAGATCGGCAAGTGTGGCGGGCCGTGCTCGATGACCGTCTCGATCGAGGAGCATCGCGCCATGGTCGATGACTTCGTCGCGTTCATGGCAGGCGGTGACGAGCGTTTCACCCGCGAGCTCACCCAGCGCATGCTCGCGGCTTCGGCGGCCATGGACTACGAAGCGGCGGCGAAGTACCGCGACAAGCTCACGGCGATCGAGGCTGTCCTCGGCAAGAGCGCCCTCGTGCTGCCCGCCGACGAGGACGCCGATCTGTTCGGCATCGCCGAGGACGAGCTCGCCGCCGCGGTGCAGCATTTCGTCATCCGCGGTGGCCGGGTGCGGGGCGTCCGGGCCCTGACGATCGAGAAGGAGATCGACATCACGGGTGGCGACCTCGTGGAGCAGGTCCTCCAGCAGGCGTACGGCGAGGCGCAGGATGTGCCGAGGCGCATCCTCGTCCCGGTGCTTCCCGACGATGCCTCCGAACTCGAGGTGTGGCTGCGCGAACGCCGTGGACGGAAGGTCGAGATCGCGGTGGCGCATCGGGGCCAGCGCGCCGACCTCATGCGCACCGCCACCCTCAACGCGCAGCAGGCGCTGATCCGGCACAAGACCCGGCGCACGAGCGACTACGTCGCCCGCACCCAGGCGCTCACCGACCTCCAGGAAGCTCTGGGCATGGAGGAGGCGCCGCTCCGGATCGAGTGCTTCGACATCTCTCACCTCGGCGGGACCAACGTCGTGGCCTCCATGGTCGTCTTCGAGGACGGGCTGCCGCGGAAGGACCAGTATCGGACCTTCAACATCGCGGAGACCACCGACGACACCGACTCGATGTATCAGGTGCTGCGACGCCGGCTGGCCTACCTCGATCGGCCGGAGGAGCAGGAGACCATCGACCCGACCACCGACGACATCGTGGCGGAGGACGTCGGTGAGGCCGGAGTGCGCCGCAAGCCGCGCTTCGCCTATCCGCCGCAGCTGCTGCTCGTGGACGGCGGAAAGCCGCAGGTGGAGGCAGCCGCCCGTGCGCTGCGCGACGCCGGGCACACCGAGATCGCCGTGTGCGGCATCGCCAAGCGGCTGGAGGAGATCTGGCTGCCCGACGATGACTTCCCGGTGATCCTGCCGCGTACCAGCGAGTCCCTGTACCTGCTCCAGCGCCTTCGCGACGAAGCCCACCGCTTCGCCATCACGCATCAGCGCAAGAAGCGCAAGAAGGACATCACCACGGTGCTCGCCGAGGTCCCGGGACTGGGCGCCTCGCGGATCAAGGTGCTGCTCAAGCACTTCGGATCGGTCACCGCGTTGCGAGCCGCCGAACCCCAGCAGATCCAGGAGGTCCAGGGGATCGGACCGGTGCTGGCGCAGAACATCCATACGCACCTGTCCACTCGCTAG